A genomic region of Bombus pyrosoma isolate SC7728 linkage group LG6, ASM1482585v1, whole genome shotgun sequence contains the following coding sequences:
- the LOC122568407 gene encoding uncharacterized protein LOC122568407 — protein MVCYADNTLVQTWTLVVRDAAPCRGHGGVYYPASEEVGLSVSSAKSEAISFYDPCGEHLRPAFAWTLLERMERLRVGLQMRYLGLTIDRLWTFELVVPKVAAAANVLCGGAGVREAWRDRGGLPLTFRTTQVLTGYGAFGEYLLRIRRVTHTCHQCQEEQHTWQHTLEFCPAWADPYRVLQLASCESLAPSAIAHAMLWGQQKYLAFRSFYEQVKGMFAKELAERVRKRQRHPSRIQHRRGRHAEGVSEPPHTCTTAPSPWC, from the exons ATGGTGTGTTATGCTGACAACACGTTGGTCCAAACTTGGACGTTGGTGGTACGAGATGCTGCGCCTTGCCGAGGTCACGGTGGCGTGTACTATCCAGCCAGTGAGGAGGTGGGCTTGAGCGTATCCTCCGCCAAGTCCGAAGCCATTTCATTTTACGACCCTTGCGGAGAACACCTCCGCCCGGCCTTTGCATGGACATTGCTGGAGAGAATGGAGAGGCTCCGGGTGGGGCTCCAGATGAGATATTTGGGCCTCACCATCGACAGACTGTGGACGTTCGAGCTCGTGGTCCCTAAAGTAGCGGCCGCAGCCAACGTCTTGTGCGGCGGGGCCGGAGTCAGA GAGGCATGGAGGGACCGTGGTGGGCTCCCGCTGACCTTCAGGACGACGCAGGTGCTCACCGGATATGGAGCATTCGGGGAATACCTGCTAAGGATTCGGCGGGTGACGCACACTTGTCATCAGTGTCAGGAAGAGCAGCACACGTGGCAACACACGTTGGAATTCTGTCCAGCGTGGGCAGATCCGTACCGTGTACTGCAGCTCGCCTCTTGTGAGAGTTTGGCCCCCTCGGCGATCGCCCACGCAATGCTGTGGGGGCAACAGAAGTACCTTGCCTTCCGCTCCTTCTACGAGCAAGTGAAGGGTATGTTCGCGAAGGAGTTGGCGGAGAGAGTCAGGAAGCGACAGCGTCACCCGTCCAGAATCCAGCACCGTAGGGGTCGTCACGCGGAAGGAGTTTCTGAACCTCCTCATACTTGCACGACGGCCCCTAGTCCGTGGTGTTAG